The proteins below come from a single Halictus rubicundus isolate RS-2024b chromosome 13, iyHalRubi1_principal, whole genome shotgun sequence genomic window:
- the Serrs-m gene encoding seryl-tRNA synthetase, mitochondrial has translation MWFKQGFHRLIKNHRFYARDLSQKRSIQNHTYLMQQIPEPEYNISFLCDPANRDDIFNNIIARKGVGDIDKVLELSQKPELKESFLCELSKIPNQTDPLVLSYGSEPRVLKECGYKPEFDFEPKEFTELAIPLKLLKSKFLSPLIGQKGYVFVGDLAELEEALVHYTVKQLLKSGFKLVSVPDIIPTNIIERCGLISDNGRTLVYNLSPSYGDSYSLSGTAEMSLAYKVMNTTFPAEELPLKLAAVSRCFRAETSHLLEEKGIYRVHQFTKVEMFVCSAQEKSMDQFQELQNFQENLFSSLNLHFQIIDMPPNDLGAPAYRKVDMEGWMPGRKLYGELSSCSNCTDYQSRRLNIKYKTQNGECLHVHTLNGTACALPRMLIALCETYQTKHSRIMIPEILLPYMKEKTLIKKQPIPDVRTYKFKHKI, from the exons ATGTGGTTTAAACAAGGATTTCATCGTCTTATTAAGAATCATCGATTTTATGCACGTGACTTG TCTCAAAAACGATCTATACAAAATCATACATACTTAATGCAACAAATCCCAGAGCCTGAATACAACATAAGCTTTTTATGCGATCCAGCTAATCGAGAtgacatttttaataatataatcgcAAGAAAAGGTGTTGGAGATATCGACAAGGTTCTTGAGTTGTCACAAAAACCAGAATTAAAAGAATCATTTTTATGTGAATTAAGTAAAATACCAAATCAGACAGACCCACTTGTACTATCTTACGGTAGTGAACCAAGGGTGCTAAAAGAATGTGGATATAAACCAGAATTTGATTTTGAACCAAAAGAATTCACAGAATTGGCTATACCATTGAAATTACTGAAAAGCAAATTTTTATCTCCTTTGATAGGACAAAAGGGATATGTATTTGTAGGAGATTTAGCAGAATTAGAAGAAGCATTGGTACACTACACAGTTAAACAATTATTGAAGAGTGGCTTTAAACTTGTTTCAGTACCTGACATTATTCCTACTAATATTATAGAAAGATGTGGATTAATATCAGATAATGGACGAACTCTTGTGTATAATTTAAGTCCATCCTATGGAGATAGTTACAGTTTGTCTGGAACAGCTGAAATGTCGTTAGCCTATAAAGTTATGAATACTACATTTCCTGCTGAAGAATTACCTTTAAAATTAGCTGCTGTAAGCAGATGTTTTCGTGCAGAAACTTCTCATCTATTAGAAGAAAAAGGAATATACAG GGTTCATCAATTTACAAAAGTTGAAATGTTCGTTTGCTCTGCACAAGAGAAGTCTATGGACCAATTCCAGGAACTTCAAAACtttcaagaaaatttattttcttctttaaatttacattttcaaaTAATTGATATGCCGCCAAATGATTTAGGAGCTCCTGCATACAG GAAAGTTGATATGGAAGGTTGGATGCCTGGAAGAAAATTATATGGAGAATTATCTAGTTGCAGTAATTGTACAGATTATCAATCACGACGACttaacataaaatataaaacacaaAATGGCGAATGTTTACATGTGCATACCCTAAATGGAACTGCTTGTGCATTACCGCGTATGTTAATTGCACTTTGTGAAACATATCAAACAAAACATTCTCGTATTATGATACCTGAAATTTTACTACCTTACATGAAAGAAAAAACGTTAATTAAGAAACAACCTATTCCAGATGTGAGAACGTATAAATTTAAgcacaaaatttaa
- the Kra gene encoding basic leucine zipper and W2 domain-containing protein kra: MSQKIEKPILSGQRIKTRKRDEKEKYDPNGFRDAIILGLEKAGNDLDAISKYLDAAGSKLDYRRYGEDLFDILIAGGLLVPGGFIVQDGDKPVKTTACVFEQPEDMESMRNFEQVFVKLMRRYKYLEKMFEDEMKKVLVFMKGFSTTERIKLARMTALWISNGSVPPSVLSVLINEHLVKDNLALDFLLEVFVTWRDEKGLSSLMTALKRGNIERRLMEFVPPNKRTEEYFRSVFEAVGLADIVKLHKAQASQEAKRDLQQLLLDDLADNRPMKDIIIDLKEMAQRNVIPEHEVIGLIWVVVMGQAEWNKKEELVADQALKHLKVYTPLFDAFTVTARSELALLLKIQEFCYENMNFMKVFQKIVLLFYKTDVISEEVILKWYKEGHSVKGKLLFLHQMKKFVEWLQIAEEESESGEEEDGEEEEEKQQKIT; this comes from the exons ATGAGtcaaaaaatagaaaaaccaATATTGTCAGGTCAACGCATAAAGACCAGAAAAAGAG atgaaaaagaaaagtatGATCCAAACGGATTTCGAGATGCTATTATACTGGGTTTGGAAAAAGCTGGTAACGACCTAGACGCGATTTCGAAGTACTTGGATGCAGCTGGTTCAAAATTAGATTACCGCCGGTACGGGGAAGACCTATTTGACATCTTAATAGCTGGGGGTCTTTTGGTTCCTGGCGGTTTCATTGTTCAAGATGGTGACAAACCTGTTAAAACTACTGCTTGCGTCTTCGAACAGCCAGAAGATATGGAATCAATGCGGAACTTTGAACAA gtaTTCGTCAAACTTATGCGACGCTataaatatttggaaaaaatgtttgaagatGAAATGAAAAAAGTATTGGTCTTTATGAAGGGATTTTCTACTACAGAAAGAATAAAATTAGCCAGAATGACAGCTTTGTGGATTTCTAATGGTTCCGTACCACCATCGGTTCTTTCAGTTTTAATCAATGAACATCTTGTCAAGGATAATTTAGCACTAGACTTTTTATTAGAAGTCTTTGTTACTTGGAGGGATGAGAAGGGCTTGTCTAGTTTAATGACTGCATTGAAAAGGGGCAATATTGAAAGAAG GTTAATGGAATTTGTACCACCCAATAAACGAACAGAGGAGTATTTTCGATCTGTATTTGAAGCTGTTGGTCTCGCAGATATTGTAAAATTACATAAAGCTCAAGCAAGTCAGGAAGCAAAACGAGATTTACAACAACTTTTATTGGACGATTTAGCCGATAATCGCCCTATGAAAGATATCATAATTGATCTCAAAGAAATGGCACAAAGAAATGTCATTCCTGAACATGAAGTGATCGGTCTG ATTTGGGTTGTTGTAATGGGTCAAGCCGAATGGAACAAAAAGGAAGAGCTGGTAGCTGATCAAGCACTGAAACATTTAAAAGTATACACTCCACTGTTTGATGCTTTCACTGTCACTGCCAGATCTGAGCTAGCACTTCTTCTCAAAATTCAGGAATTctgttatgaaaatatgaacttCATGAAAGTcttccaaaaaattgttttactattttataaaa CTGATGTAATATCGGAAGAAGTGATTTTAAAGTGGTATAAGGAAGGCCATTCTGTCAAAGGAAAACTGCTTTTCCTGCACCAAatgaaaaaattcgtagaatGGTTACAGATAGCCGAAGAAGAATCTGAATCAGGAGAAGaggaggatggagaagaggaagaagaaaagcAACAAAA GATAACATAA
- the Ato gene encoding atonal, giving the protein MELQEMFRYGYMFPPREEEAVSCAYLDLPNYPYSKTKTNLPPVSTFTVPRCIVYDSNCSDGWHTPSPTASLRSVSPATTLSISSEPDTVSTSPVTYRLLGSVDHLGKRYSTLRNLSAIGSQAAQTGTIDLAEGGNSTDADTDGTDGTDGTVDAEAEGEPDLAKSSQTRRDSVVSNSSSVSDRIVDGDSEDDVETSDGPDHARSDTVEIDGNRDVVRRRGKYVSSTIVRKRRLAANARERRRMQNLNKAFDRLRAYLPSLGNDRQLSKYETLQMAQSYITALYDLLQ; this is encoded by the coding sequence ATGGAACTACAGGAGATGTTTCGCTACGGATACATGTTTCCGCCCAGGGAGGAGGAAGCGGTTTCCTGCGCGTACCTGGACCTGCCCAACTACCCGTACTCGAAGACCAAGACGAACCTGCCGCCGGTGAGCACGTTCACGGTGCCCCGGTGCATCGTCTACGACAGCAATTGCAGCGACGGCTGGCACACGCCGAGTCCGACGGCGAGTTTGCGGTCGGTCAGCCCTGCGACCACCCTGTCGATATCCTCGGAGCCGGACACCGTCAGCACCAGCCCGGTCACCTATCGGCTGCTGGGCTCGGTGGACCATCTGGGAAAAAGGTACTCGACCTTGAGGAATCTGTCGGCGATCGGATCGCAGGCGGCGCAGACCGGCACGATCGATCTCGCCGAGGGTGGCAACAGCACGGACGCGGACACCGACGGGACCGACGGGACCGACGGGACCGTCGACGCCGAGGCCGAGGGCGAGCCGGACCTCGCGAAGAGCTCGCAGACGCGACGGGACAGTGTCGTTAGCAACTCGAGCAGTGTTTCGGACCGGATCGTGGACGGTGACAGCGAGGACGACGTCGAGACGAGCGACGGTCCGGACCACGCGCGATCCGACACCGTCGAGATCGACGGGAACCGGGACGTGGTCAGAAGACGGGGCAAGTACGTCAGCTCGACGATCGTCAGGAAACGCAGGCTCGCCGCGAACGCCCGAGAACGGAGGCGAATGCAGAATTTGAACAAAGCGTTCGACAGGCTGAGAGCCTATCTGCCGTCTCTGGGCAACGACAGGCAACTGTCCAAGTACGAGACCCTTCAGATGGCACAATCTTACATCACCGCTCTCTACGACCTGCtacaatga